The Arvicanthis niloticus isolate mArvNil1 chromosome 2, mArvNil1.pat.X, whole genome shotgun sequence genome includes a window with the following:
- the LOC143441447 gene encoding uncharacterized protein LOC143441447, translated as MKNPSWIRKNWLLVAGVTFIGVHLGTYFIQRVAKESVRSQYRDKQKNIEE; from the coding sequence atgaaaaacccCAGTTGGATTAGAAAGAACTGGCTTCTTGTGGCTGGAGTGACTTTCATAGGCGTCCATCTTGGAACATACTTTATACAGAGAGTTGCAAAAGAGTCTGTGAGGTCTCagtacagagacaaacaaaagaatattgaaGAATGA